The following coding sequences are from one Microbacterium wangchenii window:
- a CDS encoding replication-associated recombination protein A, with translation MTSSAALFRGQTPLAVRMRPTSLDEVAGQGHLLRPGSPLVALASSDTSTSASSVILWGPPGTGKTTLAQAIARSSGRRFVELSAITAGVKDVREVMQEALNQRDLYGQSTILFLDEIHRFTKAQQDALLPGVENGWVVLIAATTENPSFSVISPLLSRSLLLTLRPLDDEDLGLLVDRAVTDPRGLAGAVTLEPDARAALIRLASGDARRALTALEAAASVASDDAEEAEEGEAAATPVVTAEHIGQAVDRALLRYDRQGDEHYDVISAFIKSIRGSDVDAAIHYLARMIEAGEDPRFIARRLVISAAEDIGLADPQALQIAVAAADAVAFIGMPEGRIPLAEATAYLATTAKSNAAYNAINAAIADVRAGGFGRVPAHLRDAHYPGAKRLGHGKGYKYPHDSDIGIVTQQYLPDELRGRRYYQPTTHGTERDVSARLEKIRRIVDGT, from the coding sequence ATGACGTCCTCCGCTGCGCTCTTCCGGGGGCAGACCCCTCTCGCGGTGCGGATGCGGCCGACCTCCCTCGACGAGGTCGCCGGCCAGGGGCATCTCCTGCGCCCCGGTTCCCCGCTCGTGGCGCTGGCGTCCTCCGACACGTCGACCTCTGCCTCCTCGGTCATCCTGTGGGGCCCGCCCGGCACGGGCAAGACCACGCTCGCGCAGGCGATCGCACGGTCATCGGGGCGCCGCTTCGTCGAACTGTCCGCCATCACGGCAGGCGTCAAGGACGTCCGCGAGGTCATGCAGGAGGCCCTGAACCAGCGCGACTTGTACGGCCAGTCCACCATCCTCTTCCTCGACGAGATCCACCGCTTCACCAAGGCGCAGCAGGACGCCCTGCTCCCGGGCGTGGAGAACGGATGGGTCGTGCTGATCGCCGCGACCACCGAGAACCCGTCGTTCTCGGTCATCTCGCCCCTGCTGTCACGGTCGCTGCTGCTGACGCTGCGGCCCCTCGACGACGAGGATCTCGGGCTCCTGGTCGACCGCGCCGTCACCGACCCGCGCGGCCTCGCCGGCGCGGTGACGCTCGAGCCCGACGCGCGCGCCGCGCTCATCCGCCTCGCGTCGGGCGACGCCCGCCGGGCACTGACGGCGCTCGAGGCCGCCGCATCCGTCGCCTCCGACGACGCCGAAGAGGCCGAAGAGGGCGAGGCCGCGGCGACGCCCGTGGTGACCGCCGAGCACATCGGGCAGGCCGTCGATCGCGCGCTGCTCCGCTACGACCGGCAGGGCGATGAGCACTACGACGTCATCAGCGCCTTCATCAAGTCGATCCGCGGCTCCGACGTCGACGCGGCCATCCACTACCTGGCGCGCATGATCGAAGCCGGCGAAGACCCGAGGTTCATCGCGCGGCGGCTGGTCATCTCCGCCGCCGAGGACATCGGGCTGGCCGACCCGCAGGCCCTGCAGATCGCGGTGGCGGCAGCGGACGCCGTCGCCTTCATCGGCATGCCCGAGGGCCGCATCCCGCTCGCCGAGGCCACCGCGTACCTCGCCACCACCGCGAAGTCCAACGCCGCCTACAACGCGATCAACGCCGCGATCGCCGACGTCCGGGCCGGCGGGTTCGGGCGGGTGCCGGCCCACCTCCGGGACGCGCACTACCCCGGGGCCAAGCGCCTCGGACACGGCAAGGGCTACAAGTACCCGCACGACAGCGACATCGGCATCGTGACGCAGCAGTACCTGCCCGACGAGCTGCGCGGGCGCCGCTACTACCAGCCGACCACCCACGGCACCGAGCGCGACGTGTCGGCGCGCCTGGAGAAGATCCGCCGCATCGTCGACGGCACCTGA
- a CDS encoding dioxygenase has protein sequence MAGKGRDEREARERARVYQARRQYHEGQSRRRRRDNLLAAVLGGAVILAAIGGQVAYFTVGPGTPEPSPSATPTTPAPSSEPAPPAEPTAPSEPSPAETPGEIAPTP, from the coding sequence GTGGCCGGCAAGGGGCGCGACGAACGCGAGGCGCGTGAGCGCGCACGGGTCTACCAGGCCCGCCGGCAGTATCACGAGGGCCAGAGCCGTCGCCGACGCCGGGACAACCTGCTGGCAGCGGTCCTCGGCGGAGCCGTCATCCTCGCCGCCATCGGCGGACAGGTGGCCTACTTCACCGTCGGCCCCGGCACGCCGGAGCCCTCCCCCAGCGCCACCCCGACGACGCCGGCGCCCTCGAGCGAGCCCGCGCCGCCCGCCGAGCCCACCGCGCCCTCAGAACCGAGCCCCGCAGAGACGCCGGGCGAGATCGCGCCCACGCCGTGA
- the ruvA gene encoding Holliday junction branch migration protein RuvA — translation MISSLTGAVAHVDDDALVVVVGGVGFSVAVVPQLARTVAVGSDIHLHTNLIVREDALALFGFETREELVVFGQLLSVTGVGPKSALGVLSSLTVPQIAEAVAADDDAPFKRVSGIGPKTAKLIVVQLAGKLAPPRSAAPATARAAGAIPAQVAQALIGLGWSERVAAEAVASVADGASETDRASVQALLRLTLSVLGPARREPAGG, via the coding sequence ATGATCTCCTCTCTCACGGGCGCCGTCGCGCACGTCGACGATGACGCGCTGGTCGTCGTCGTCGGTGGCGTCGGCTTCAGCGTCGCGGTGGTCCCGCAGCTCGCCCGGACGGTCGCGGTCGGCTCCGACATCCACCTGCACACGAACCTCATCGTCCGCGAAGACGCCCTTGCGCTGTTCGGCTTCGAAACCCGCGAAGAGCTCGTCGTGTTCGGCCAGCTGCTGAGTGTCACTGGCGTCGGCCCGAAGTCGGCGCTGGGCGTGCTGTCATCGCTCACCGTGCCGCAGATCGCCGAGGCCGTGGCCGCCGACGACGACGCGCCGTTCAAGCGGGTGTCCGGCATCGGCCCCAAGACCGCCAAGCTCATCGTCGTCCAGCTGGCCGGCAAGCTCGCGCCGCCCCGGTCTGCCGCGCCGGCGACGGCTCGAGCCGCGGGCGCCATCCCGGCGCAGGTCGCCCAGGCGCTCATCGGCCTGGGGTGGTCCGAACGCGTCGCCGCCGAGGCCGTCGCGAGCGTCGCCGACGGAGCATCCGAGACCGATCGCGCGTCGGTCCAGGCGCTCCTGCGGTTGACGCTGTCGGTGCTGGGACCGGCACGCCGGGAGCCCGCCGGTGGATGA
- a CDS encoding preprotein translocase subunit YajC, giving the protein MELADFFANYGLIILLVLLLIFMFWSSRRRMQKQKLEMEAKARQTVPGAEVLLQGGLYGTIVEYDPDDLDKPARVEIAPGVDIKVHSQAILRIVNAAEGTVTEDEYIEAEETEAEYVAGVADGDITSLSDDQKRARDADGEPTDKPQA; this is encoded by the coding sequence ATGGAACTCGCGGACTTCTTCGCAAATTACGGGCTCATCATCCTGCTCGTCCTTCTCCTGATCTTCATGTTCTGGAGCTCCCGCCGTCGCATGCAGAAGCAGAAGCTGGAGATGGAGGCCAAGGCGCGCCAGACCGTTCCGGGTGCTGAGGTGCTGCTGCAGGGCGGCCTGTACGGCACCATCGTCGAGTACGACCCCGATGACCTCGACAAGCCCGCACGCGTGGAGATCGCCCCCGGCGTCGACATCAAGGTGCACAGCCAGGCCATCCTCCGCATCGTGAACGCCGCCGAGGGCACCGTCACCGAGGACGAGTACATCGAAGCCGAGGAGACCGAGGCGGAGTACGTCGCCGGCGTCGCAGACGGTGACATCACCTCCCTCAGCGACGACCAGAAGCGCGCACGCGACGCCGACGGCGAGCCCACGGACAAGCCCCAGGCCTGA
- the secD gene encoding protein translocase subunit SecD, translating to MAPSTPVRSAWRALTGLLAITAVLFGVNALGVHVFQQSSWTPELALDLQGGTQIILEAQTADGAAPSAEQMQQAVTIIRQRVDATGVGEADITTEGGRNIVVQIPGEADPETRERIEATAQLQLRSVLYAGAPATTFVGEDGAETPYPSPDPALPATPTAEPTNGSDLAWITPALQAQFLAYDCANPANDPADAPADQPLITCDAGQTIKYILGPVELDGTSIDDATNGVDPQNGRWVVNLDFNDEGTEVFGKISQRLFGATPPLDQFAFVLDGSVLSAPQMNGVILDGNPSISGSFTQESSKTLADQLKYGALPLSFAVVSSDTISATLGSQQLQIGLIAGLIGLALVAIYSLVVYRALGSVIIASLAVMGVLTYIALCILAWRMGFRLSLAGVAGLIVTIGFTADSFIVYFERIRDELRDGKSITSAVEDGWSRAKRTIYISKSINILAAVVLYILADATVKGFAFTLGLTTVIDIVIFILFTHPVMQLLARTRFFGSGHPLSGMDPKSLGAVYRGRAQFRAPLVAERGRAARSRGEAQRRQTIAERKQAELSGSKGRSGDTLTAVKEDDD from the coding sequence GTGGCGCCTTCCACTCCCGTTCGATCCGCGTGGCGCGCGCTGACCGGACTGCTGGCCATCACGGCCGTGCTGTTCGGCGTGAACGCTCTGGGCGTCCACGTCTTCCAGCAGAGCTCGTGGACCCCTGAGCTGGCGCTCGACCTCCAGGGCGGTACGCAGATCATCCTGGAGGCGCAGACCGCCGACGGGGCCGCCCCCTCCGCCGAGCAGATGCAGCAGGCGGTGACGATCATCCGCCAGCGTGTGGATGCCACGGGCGTCGGCGAAGCCGACATCACCACCGAGGGCGGACGCAACATCGTCGTGCAGATCCCCGGTGAGGCCGACCCCGAGACGCGCGAGCGCATCGAGGCGACCGCGCAGCTGCAGCTGCGTTCCGTGCTGTACGCCGGGGCGCCGGCGACGACCTTCGTGGGCGAGGACGGCGCCGAGACGCCGTACCCGTCACCGGACCCCGCACTGCCGGCCACCCCGACCGCCGAGCCCACCAACGGCAGCGATCTGGCCTGGATCACCCCTGCCCTGCAGGCGCAGTTCCTCGCGTACGACTGCGCGAACCCCGCCAACGACCCTGCGGACGCGCCCGCCGATCAGCCCCTGATCACGTGCGACGCCGGACAGACGATCAAGTACATCCTCGGACCCGTCGAGCTGGACGGCACGTCGATCGACGACGCCACCAACGGCGTCGACCCCCAGAACGGCCGCTGGGTCGTGAACCTCGATTTCAACGACGAGGGCACCGAGGTCTTCGGCAAGATCAGCCAGCGCCTGTTCGGGGCCACGCCGCCGCTGGACCAGTTCGCGTTCGTGCTGGACGGATCGGTGCTCTCGGCGCCCCAGATGAACGGCGTGATCCTCGACGGCAACCCGTCGATCAGCGGCTCGTTCACGCAGGAGTCGTCCAAGACCCTCGCCGATCAGCTGAAGTACGGTGCCCTGCCGCTGAGCTTCGCGGTGGTCAGCTCCGACACCATCTCGGCGACGCTCGGCTCGCAGCAGCTCCAGATCGGCCTGATCGCCGGTCTCATCGGGCTCGCGCTGGTCGCGATCTACTCCCTTGTGGTCTACCGCGCCCTGGGCTCGGTCATCATCGCGTCCCTCGCCGTGATGGGCGTCCTGACCTACATCGCGCTGTGCATCCTCGCGTGGCGCATGGGCTTCCGCCTGTCGCTGGCCGGTGTGGCGGGTCTGATCGTGACGATCGGCTTCACCGCCGACTCGTTCATCGTGTACTTCGAACGCATCCGCGACGAGCTGCGTGACGGCAAGTCGATCACCAGCGCGGTGGAGGACGGATGGTCGCGCGCCAAGCGCACGATCTACATCTCCAAGTCGATCAACATCCTCGCCGCCGTCGTGCTGTACATCCTCGCCGACGCGACCGTGAAGGGCTTCGCGTTCACGCTCGGGCTCACCACCGTCATCGACATCGTCATCTTCATCCTCTTCACCCACCCGGTGATGCAGCTGCTCGCCCGCACGCGCTTCTTCGGATCGGGGCATCCGCTCTCGGGCATGGATCCGAAATCACTCGGTGCCGTGTATCGGGGGCGGGCCCAGTTCCGCGCGCCGCTGGTGGCCGAGCGCGGCCGTGCCGCGCGCTCGCGCGGGGAGGCGCAGCGCCGCCAGACGATCGCCGAACGCAAACAGGCCGAGTTGTCGGGCTCGAAAGGCCGGAGCGGCGATACGCTCACGGCCGTCAAGGAGGATGACGACTGA
- a CDS encoding RelA/SpoT family protein, whose product MTEIVPPVTQTSSLRRLVPRIFSRSAKRDGVDQLLRTVRTHHPKGDLGIIERAYAVAERKHEGQKRQSGEPYITHPLAVAQILADLGLGPKAIAAALLHDTVEDTGYPLDELAAEFGDEVAMLVDGVTKLDKVKYGESAQAETVRKMIVAMSRDIRVLVIKLADRLHNARTWGFVPPEKAAKKATETLEIYAPLAHRLGIQAIKTELEELSFAVLHPKLYAEIESLVKQRTPQREQYVQNVIAAVDADLRELRIRGRVVGRPKQLYSVYQKMVVRGREFDDIYDLIGIRVLVGTVRDCYAVLGAIHARWTPLPGRFKDYIATPKFNLYQSLHTTVIGPGGRTVEIQIRTHEMHQQAEYGVAAHWKYKERLAGGKTDGKAVDTDMAWLAHISDWQAETADPGEFLDALRFEIGAKEVYVFTPKGRVIGLPAGATPVDFAYAVHTEIGHRTMGAKVNGRLVPLESELKSGDVVEVFTSKNPDAGPSQDWLSFVQSTRARNKIRGWFTKERREEAIEQGKEAIARAMRRQNMPLQRLMSQDSFTEVAHQLRYEDVAALYAAVGEGHVSTQSVIEKVTALVGANDTSTGPIELPQVGRSKAPRGGDSGVLVRGAPDILVKLAKCCTPVPGDEIVGFVTRGSGVSVHRTDCTNVKSLREDPERMIDVEWAPTSKSVFLVHIQVEALDRSGLLSDVTRVLSEHHVNILSATVQTTNDRLAISRFVFEMGDTVHLDRVLNAVRRIDAVYDVYRVTSS is encoded by the coding sequence ATGACCGAGATCGTGCCACCGGTGACCCAGACCTCATCACTGCGCCGCCTCGTCCCCCGGATCTTCTCGCGCTCGGCCAAGCGCGACGGCGTCGACCAGCTGCTGCGGACCGTGCGCACCCACCACCCCAAGGGCGACCTCGGCATCATCGAGCGTGCCTACGCGGTCGCCGAGCGCAAGCACGAGGGGCAGAAGCGCCAGAGCGGCGAGCCGTACATCACCCACCCGCTCGCGGTCGCACAGATCCTCGCCGACCTGGGGCTCGGGCCCAAGGCGATCGCCGCCGCGCTGCTGCACGACACCGTCGAAGACACCGGATATCCGCTCGACGAGCTCGCGGCGGAGTTCGGCGACGAGGTCGCGATGCTGGTGGACGGCGTCACCAAACTCGACAAGGTCAAGTACGGCGAGAGCGCGCAGGCCGAGACCGTCCGCAAGATGATCGTGGCGATGTCGCGCGACATCCGCGTCCTCGTCATCAAGCTCGCCGACCGCCTGCACAACGCGCGCACATGGGGCTTCGTGCCGCCGGAGAAGGCCGCGAAGAAGGCCACCGAGACGCTCGAGATCTACGCGCCGCTCGCGCACCGCCTCGGCATCCAGGCGATCAAGACCGAACTTGAAGAGCTCTCCTTCGCCGTCCTGCACCCCAAGCTCTACGCCGAGATCGAAAGCCTCGTGAAGCAGCGCACCCCGCAGCGGGAGCAGTACGTGCAGAACGTCATCGCCGCCGTCGACGCCGACCTGCGCGAGCTGCGGATCCGTGGACGCGTGGTCGGGCGGCCCAAGCAGCTGTACTCCGTCTACCAGAAGATGGTCGTACGCGGCCGCGAGTTCGACGACATCTACGATCTCATCGGCATCCGCGTGCTCGTCGGCACCGTGCGCGACTGCTACGCCGTCCTCGGCGCCATCCACGCGCGATGGACGCCGCTGCCGGGGCGGTTCAAGGACTACATCGCCACGCCGAAGTTCAACCTCTACCAGTCGCTGCACACGACCGTCATCGGTCCAGGCGGCCGCACGGTGGAGATCCAGATCCGCACGCACGAGATGCACCAGCAGGCCGAGTACGGCGTCGCTGCGCACTGGAAGTACAAGGAGCGGCTGGCCGGCGGCAAGACCGACGGCAAGGCGGTCGACACCGACATGGCGTGGCTCGCGCACATCTCCGACTGGCAGGCCGAGACCGCCGACCCGGGCGAGTTCCTGGACGCGCTGCGGTTCGAGATCGGCGCGAAGGAGGTGTACGTCTTCACCCCCAAGGGGCGGGTGATCGGCCTTCCCGCCGGCGCCACGCCGGTGGACTTCGCCTACGCCGTGCACACCGAGATCGGTCACCGCACGATGGGGGCCAAGGTCAACGGCCGGCTGGTGCCGCTGGAGTCCGAGCTCAAGAGCGGCGACGTCGTGGAGGTGTTCACCTCCAAGAACCCCGACGCCGGCCCGAGCCAGGATTGGCTCAGCTTCGTCCAGAGCACGCGCGCGCGCAACAAGATCCGCGGCTGGTTCACCAAGGAGCGACGCGAAGAGGCGATCGAGCAGGGCAAAGAGGCGATCGCGCGCGCGATGCGCCGGCAGAACATGCCGCTGCAGCGCCTCATGAGCCAGGACTCCTTCACCGAGGTCGCCCACCAGCTGCGGTATGAGGACGTCGCCGCGCTGTACGCGGCCGTGGGGGAGGGCCATGTCTCCACGCAGTCGGTGATCGAGAAGGTCACCGCCCTCGTCGGGGCCAACGACACCTCCACCGGCCCCATCGAGCTGCCTCAGGTCGGACGCAGCAAGGCGCCGCGCGGCGGCGATTCCGGAGTGCTCGTGCGCGGGGCTCCCGACATCCTCGTGAAGCTCGCCAAGTGCTGCACTCCGGTGCCCGGCGACGAGATCGTCGGGTTCGTCACCCGCGGCAGCGGTGTGTCGGTGCACCGCACCGACTGCACGAACGTCAAGTCGCTCCGCGAGGACCCCGAGCGCATGATCGACGTGGAGTGGGCCCCGACGTCCAAGAGCGTCTTCCTGGTCCACATCCAGGTGGAAGCACTCGACCGCTCCGGCCTGCTCAGCGACGTGACGCGCGTGCTCAGTGAGCACCACGTCAACATCCTCTCGGCCACGGTCCAGACCACCAACGACCGCCTGGCGATCAGCCGGTTCGTGTTCGAGATGGGCGACACCGTGCATCTGGACCGCGTGCTCAATGCCGTCCGCCGCATCGACGCGGTGTACGACGTCTACCGCGTCACGTCCTCCTGA
- the secF gene encoding protein translocase subunit SecF produces the protein MRTMGQLGNDLYTGKTSFPFVGRRRLWFIIAAILVIGSALVPLFRPVQLSIEFTGGSQFTVSGLTAPDQTLASEAVESVVPDATTRVTTVGDSAVRVQTDQMSNAETLEVSSALADAYEVSTAEVTASFIGPSWGADVTRQSLWGLAIFLALTFLILALYFRTWKMSVAAMVGVVDVLIITVGIYALCGFEISPAAVIGFLTILSYSLYDTTVVFDKVRENTRDDGEISGRTFGESVNLAVNQTLIRSINTTVVAVLPVGAILFIGAIWLGARTLSDISLSIFVGTIVAAYSTLFVAAPLYSLMRESEPALKERDARVRESRERAGVPA, from the coding sequence ATGCGCACCATGGGTCAGCTCGGTAACGACCTCTACACGGGCAAGACGTCCTTCCCCTTCGTCGGCCGCCGTCGGCTGTGGTTCATCATCGCCGCGATCCTCGTGATCGGCTCGGCGCTGGTCCCACTGTTCCGCCCCGTCCAGCTGTCGATCGAGTTCACCGGCGGGTCGCAGTTCACCGTCTCCGGGCTCACCGCGCCCGACCAGACGCTCGCGTCCGAGGCGGTCGAATCCGTCGTCCCCGATGCGACCACCCGAGTGACCACCGTCGGCGATTCCGCCGTGCGCGTGCAGACCGACCAGATGAGCAACGCCGAGACGCTCGAGGTCTCCTCGGCTCTCGCCGACGCCTACGAGGTCTCCACCGCAGAGGTGACGGCATCCTTCATCGGGCCGTCCTGGGGGGCCGACGTCACCCGGCAGTCGCTGTGGGGACTGGCGATCTTCCTCGCGCTGACCTTCCTCATCCTCGCGCTGTACTTCCGCACGTGGAAGATGTCGGTCGCGGCCATGGTCGGCGTCGTCGACGTCCTGATCATCACCGTCGGGATCTACGCCCTCTGCGGCTTCGAGATCTCGCCTGCGGCGGTGATCGGATTCCTCACGATCCTGTCGTACTCGCTGTACGACACCACGGTCGTCTTCGACAAGGTCCGGGAGAACACCCGCGACGACGGCGAGATCTCCGGCCGGACGTTCGGGGAATCGGTCAACCTCGCCGTCAACCAGACGCTCATCCGCTCGATCAACACGACCGTCGTGGCCGTGCTGCCGGTGGGTGCGATCCTGTTCATCGGCGCGATCTGGCTGGGCGCCCGCACCCTCAGCGACATCTCGCTGTCGATCTTCGTCGGCACGATCGTGGCGGCGTACTCGACGCTGTTCGTCGCCGCGCCGCTGTACTCGCTCATGCGTGAGAGCGAACCGGCGCTGAAGGAGCGCGACGCGCGCGTGCGGGAGTCGCGCGAGCGCGCCGGCGTCCCGGCCTGA
- a CDS encoding type IV toxin-antitoxin system AbiEi family antitoxin, with the protein MASPFLYFPGRRLSQAELTAACLDGHLVALGEGFVPADVVETAPLRAASLTTLLGDAMAASHLSAAWVYGAVDDPPARHSGQRAAPQRLHHVIDRRLVYHDPRVGADDLRRVGGILVTTPARTAADLARTPGEAHDDALRSWAAREPEIAGLGLAWLAAHPRIPHRRRAADLLTGLADASAPSACG; encoded by the coding sequence GTGGCATCCCCGTTCCTGTACTTCCCCGGACGGCGCCTGTCGCAGGCGGAGCTGACGGCGGCGTGCCTGGACGGCCACCTCGTCGCACTCGGCGAGGGATTCGTTCCCGCCGACGTGGTGGAGACGGCGCCCCTGCGGGCGGCGAGTCTCACGACGCTCCTGGGCGACGCGATGGCCGCGTCGCATCTGTCCGCCGCATGGGTCTACGGCGCGGTGGACGACCCGCCCGCCCGCCACAGCGGCCAGCGGGCTGCGCCGCAACGGCTGCATCACGTCATCGACCGGCGCCTGGTCTACCACGACCCCCGTGTCGGAGCCGATGACCTCCGCCGCGTCGGCGGCATCCTCGTGACCACGCCCGCGCGCACGGCCGCCGACCTCGCCCGGACACCGGGCGAAGCGCACGACGACGCCCTGCGCTCGTGGGCGGCGCGCGAACCGGAGATCGCCGGGCTGGGGCTGGCGTGGCTCGCCGCGCATCCCCGCATCCCGCACCGGCGACGGGCGGCAGACCTGCTCACCGGGCTGGCGGATGCGTCGGCGCCGAGTGCGTGCGGATGA
- the ruvB gene encoding Holliday junction branch migration DNA helicase RuvB has translation MDDVRDAGAPEDEGELAIEGALRPTSLADFVGQHKVRGQLQLLLDAARIQQRSPDHILLSGPPGLGKTTLAMIVAHESERPLRLSSGPAIQHAGDLAALLSSLTPGEVLFIDEVHRMARSAEEMLYLAMEDFRIDIMVGKGAGATSIPLDLAPFTLVGATTRSGLLPNPLRDRFGFTAHLEYYEPEEIERVVERSSAMLGVPLPPRARAEIARRSRGTPRIANRLLRRVRDYLVVHGELDADLDAVGAALTLYDVDAIGLDRLDRAVLDALVRRFRGGPVGLSTLAVAVGEEAETIESVVEPYLVRIGFMGRTPRGRIATPAAAAHLGVHADDGALRLHDL, from the coding sequence GTGGATGACGTGCGCGACGCCGGTGCGCCGGAGGACGAGGGCGAGCTCGCGATCGAGGGAGCTCTCCGCCCCACGTCGCTGGCCGACTTCGTCGGCCAGCACAAGGTGCGCGGGCAGCTCCAGCTTCTCCTGGACGCCGCGCGCATCCAGCAGCGATCGCCCGACCACATCCTCCTGTCCGGTCCGCCGGGCCTCGGCAAGACGACGCTCGCGATGATCGTCGCCCACGAGAGCGAGCGGCCGCTGCGGCTGTCCAGCGGCCCCGCCATCCAGCACGCGGGCGACCTGGCGGCACTGCTGTCGAGCCTCACGCCGGGTGAAGTGCTCTTCATCGACGAAGTGCACCGCATGGCGCGCTCGGCGGAGGAGATGCTCTATCTCGCGATGGAGGATTTCCGCATCGACATCATGGTCGGCAAGGGTGCCGGGGCCACGAGCATCCCGCTCGACCTCGCGCCGTTCACGCTCGTGGGCGCGACCACGCGCAGCGGACTGCTGCCCAACCCCCTGCGCGACCGGTTCGGGTTCACCGCCCACTTGGAGTACTACGAGCCCGAGGAGATCGAGCGGGTCGTGGAGCGTTCCTCCGCGATGCTGGGCGTCCCCCTTCCCCCGCGCGCCCGCGCCGAGATCGCGCGGCGATCGCGGGGCACCCCGCGTATCGCCAACCGTCTGCTGCGGCGCGTGCGCGACTACCTCGTGGTGCACGGCGAACTGGATGCCGACCTCGATGCCGTCGGCGCCGCCCTCACCCTGTACGACGTCGACGCCATCGGGCTCGACCGCCTCGACCGCGCCGTGCTGGACGCCCTCGTGCGACGGTTCCGCGGGGGACCGGTGGGCCTGTCGACCCTCGCGGTGGCCGTGGGTGAGGAAGCGGAGACCATCGAGTCGGTCGTCGAGCCGTACCTGGTGCGCATCGGCTTCATGGGGCGGACGCCGCGCGGGCGCATCGCCACGCCGGCAGCCGCCGCGCACCTGGGCGTGCACGCGGACGACGGTGCGCTGCGACTGCATGACCTATAA
- a CDS encoding DUF349 domain-containing protein, with protein sequence MTADAETSDTTPAPQTAWGRVDDDGTVSVREGESWRVVGQYPDGTAEEALAYYQRKFTDLAGEVTLLEARARRGGASAADLRSTAKTLRTRIADAAAVGDLENLRTRLDALTATLAEASEAETAAAKEAVEEAVRERTGIVEAAEALAARDPQTVQWKQASEEMTALFDRWQSHQQNGPRLPRAVGQQLWRRFRDARATVDRHRREFYASLDQTHKAARDAKTRLVERAEALAPRGEDAIGAYRDLLDEWKSSGRAGKKVDDALWARFKAAGDALYGARAQREAADVEASKEKIEAKRALLAEAAPIVDERDLTRARSLLTAIQRRWDEIGRVHPRDIERALDDELRAVEQSVRTREEADWKRNNPETKARANDMTRQLTEAIDKLEAEVAEAEARGDARAATQAREALEARRTWLRAVGG encoded by the coding sequence GTGACTGCCGACGCCGAGACTTCCGACACCACCCCCGCCCCGCAGACCGCATGGGGCCGCGTCGATGACGACGGCACCGTGTCGGTGCGCGAGGGCGAATCCTGGCGCGTCGTGGGGCAATACCCCGACGGCACGGCCGAAGAGGCCCTCGCCTACTACCAGCGCAAATTCACCGACCTCGCCGGCGAGGTGACACTTCTGGAGGCGCGCGCACGCCGGGGCGGAGCATCCGCCGCCGACCTGCGCTCGACGGCGAAGACGCTGCGCACCCGCATCGCGGATGCTGCGGCCGTGGGCGATCTGGAGAACCTCCGTACGCGACTGGACGCGCTCACCGCGACCCTCGCCGAAGCCAGCGAAGCCGAGACGGCCGCCGCCAAGGAGGCCGTGGAGGAGGCCGTGCGCGAGCGCACCGGCATCGTCGAGGCCGCCGAGGCTCTGGCCGCGCGCGACCCGCAGACGGTGCAGTGGAAGCAGGCGTCGGAGGAGATGACGGCGCTGTTCGACCGGTGGCAGAGTCACCAGCAGAACGGACCGCGCCTGCCCCGTGCCGTCGGCCAGCAGCTGTGGCGCCGCTTCCGCGACGCGCGCGCGACGGTGGATCGTCACCGCCGCGAGTTCTACGCGAGCCTCGACCAGACGCACAAGGCCGCCCGCGACGCCAAGACCCGCCTCGTGGAACGTGCCGAGGCCCTCGCCCCGCGCGGTGAGGATGCGATCGGCGCCTACCGTGACCTCCTGGACGAGTGGAAGAGCTCCGGCCGCGCCGGCAAGAAGGTCGACGACGCACTGTGGGCCCGATTCAAGGCCGCCGGCGATGCCCTGTACGGCGCACGGGCCCAGCGTGAGGCCGCCGACGTGGAGGCCTCCAAGGAGAAGATCGAGGCCAAGCGCGCGCTCCTGGCCGAAGCCGCTCCGATCGTCGACGAACGCGACCTCACCCGTGCGCGCTCCCTCCTGACGGCCATCCAGCGCCGCTGGGACGAGATCGGCCGCGTGCACCCCCGCGACATCGAGCGCGCACTGGATGACGAGCTGCGCGCCGTCGAGCAGAGCGTCCGCACGCGCGAGGAAGCGGACTGGAAGCGCAACAACCCCGAGACCAAGGCGCGGGCCAATGACATGACCCGCCAGCTGACCGAGGCCATCGACAAGCTCGAGGCCGAGGTCGCCGAGGCCGAAGCACGCGGGGACGCCCGTGCCGCCACGCAGGCGCGCGAGGCGCTCGAGGCGCGCCGTACGTGGCTGCGGGCCGTCGGCGGCTGA